A window of the Vanessa cardui chromosome 12, ilVanCard2.1, whole genome shotgun sequence genome harbors these coding sequences:
- the LOC124534386 gene encoding myosin heavy chain, muscle isoform X4 has translation MPKPQVQEGEDPDPTPYLFVSLEQKRIDQSKPYDGKKACWVPDEKEGFVQGEIKATKGDLVTVNLPGGETKDFKKDLVAQVNPPKYEKCEDMSNLTYLNDASVLYNLKQRYYHKLIYTYSGLFCVAINPYKRFPVYTFRCAKLYRGKRRSEVPPHIFAISDGAYVNMLTNHENQSMLITGESGAGKTENTKKVIAYFATVGAAQKKDPTQDKKGSLEDQVVQTNPVLEAFGNAKTVRNDNSSRFGKFIRIHFGPSGKLAGADIETYLLEKARVISQQALERSYHIFYQMMSGSVSGLKAICYLSNDVNDYNIVSQGKTVIPGVDDGEEMKLTDQAFDILGFTQEEKDNVYKITAAVMHMGCMKFKQRGREEQAEADGTEDGEKVAKLLGVDCQDLYKNLLKPRIKVGNEFVTQGRNKDQVTNSVGALCKGMFDRLFKWLVKKCNETLDTKQKRQHFIGVLDIAGFEIFDFNGFEQLCINFTNEKLQQFFNHHMFVLEQEEYQREGIEWTFIDFGMDLQHCIDLIEKPMGILSILEEESMFPKATDQTFVEKLNNNHLGKSAPYLKPKPPKPGCQAAHFAIGHYAGNVGYNITGWLEKNKDPLNDTVVDQFKKGANKLLVEIFADHPGQSGDAGAGGGGGKGAGGKRAKGSAFQTVSSLYREQLNNLMTTLRSTQPHFVRCIIPNELKQAGLIDSHLVMHQLTCNGVLEGIRICRKGFPNRMVYPDFKLRYKILAPQAAEKETDPKKIAQVILEATGLDVESYRLGHTKVFFRAGVLGQMEELRDDRLSKIVSWLQAYIRGYLSRKDFKKLQEQRLALQVVQRNLRKYLQLRTWPWWKLWQRVKPLLNVTRVEDEMAKLEEKAQKAQEAFEKEEKLRKEVEALNSKLLEEKQALLASLEGEKGSLSETQERANKLAAQKADLEGQLRDTQDRLTQEEDARNQLFQAKKKLEQEISGLKKDVEDLELSIQKSEQDKATKDHQIRNLNDEIAHQDELINKLNKEKKLQGESNQKTSEELQAAEDKVNHLNKVKQKLEQTLDELEDSLEREKKLRGDVEKQRRKVEGDLKLTQEAVSDLERNKKELEQTIQRKDKEISSLTAKLEDEQSLVSKVQKQIKELQARIEELEEEVESERQARAKAEKQRADLARELEELGERLEEAGGATSAQIELNKKREAELSKLRRDLEEANIQHESTLANLRKKHNDAVAEMGEQLDQLNKLKAKAEHDRASCYNELNNTRAAIDQVAREKAAQEKIVKQLQHQLNEVQGKADESNRTLNDLDAAKKKLSIENSDLLRQLEEAESQVSQLSKIKVSLTTQLEDTKRLADEEARERATLLGKFRNLEHDLDNIREQVEEEAEGKADLQRQLSKANAEAQLWRSKYESEGVARSEELEEAKRKLQARLAEAEETIESLNQKVVALEKTKQRLSTEVEDLQLEVDRATAIANAAEKKQKAFDKIIGEWKLKVDDLAAELDASQKECRNYSTELFRLKGAYEEGQEQLEAVRRENKNLADEVKDLLDQIGEGGRNIHEIEKARKRLEAEKDELQAALEEAEAALEQEENKVLRAQLELSQVRQEIDRRIQEKEEEFENTRKNHQRALDSMQASLEAEAKGKAEALRMKKKLEADINELEIALDHANKANAEAQKNIKRYQAQIKDLQTALEEEQRARDDAREQLGISERRANALQNELEESRTLLEQADRARRQAEQELGDAHEQLNELSAQSASLSAAKRKLESELQTLHSDLDELLNEAKNSEEKAKKAMVDAARLADELRAEQEHAQTQEKLRKALEQQIKELQVRLDEAEANALKGGKKAIQKLEQRVRELENELDGEQRRHADAQKNLRKAERRIKELTFQAEEDRKNHERMQDLVDKLQQKIKTYKRQIEEAEEIAALNLAKFRKAQQELEEAEERADLAEQAISKFRGKGRAGSAARGVSPAPQRTRPAFDGFGTFPPRFDLAPENDF, from the exons ACGTACTCGGGTCTCTTCTGTGTCGCCATCAACCCTTACAAGAGATTCCCCGTGTACACGTTCCGATGTGCCAAGCTTTACCGAGGCAAGCGTCGTTCGGAAGTGCCACCCCACATTTTCGCCATTTCCGACGGCGCCTACGTCAACATGTTGACCAACCACGAGAATCAATCTATGTTGATTAC CGGTGAGTCTGGTGCCGGAAAGACTGAGAACACGAAGAAGGTAATTGCCTACTTCGCCACCGTTGGTGCAGCGCAAAAGAAGGACCCCACCCAGGACAAGAAGGGATCCCTGGAAGACCAGGTCGTCCAAACTAACCCTGTGCTTGAAGCCTTCGGTAACGCCAAGACTGTGCGTAACGACAACTCTTCCCGTTTC GGTAAATTCATCCGTATTCACTTCGGCCCCTCTGGAAAACTGGCTGGTGCTGACATTGAGACCT ACCTGCTCGAGAAGGCTCGTGTAATTTCCCAGCAAGCCCTTGAGCGTTCCTACCACATCTTCTACCAGATGATGTCTGGTTCCGTAAGCGGTCTTAAAG CCATCTGCTATTTGTCTAACGACGTCAACGACTACAACATCGTATCGCAAGGAAAGACCGTCATCCCTGGCGTTGACGACGGTGAAGAAATGAAACTTACTGAC CAAGCCTTCGACATTCTTGGTTTCACCCAAGAAGAGAAGGACAATGTTTACAAGATCACCGCCGCTGTCATGCACATGGGTTGTATGAAGTTCAAGCAGAGGGGTCGTGAAGAACAGGCTGAGGCTGATGGTACTGAG GATGGTGAAAAGGTTGCCAAGCTCCTCGGTGTTGACTGCCAGGACTTGTACAAGAACTTGCTGAAGCCCCGCATCAAGGTCGGAAACGAGTTCGTGACCCAGGGTCGTAACAAGGACCAGGTCACCAACTCCGTCGGTGCCCTCTGTAAGGGAATGTTCGATCGTCTCTTCAAGTGGCTCGTCAAGAAGTGTAACGAAACCCTAGACACCAAGCAGAAGAGACAGCACTTCATCGGTGTACTGGATATTGCTGGTTTCGAAATCTTCGAC TTCAACGGTTTTGAACAACTCTGCATTAATTTCACCAACGAGAAACTTCAGCAGTTCTTTAACCACCATATGTTTGTGTTGGAACAAGAAGAATACCAACGCGAAGGCATCGAATGGACTTTCATTGACTTTGGCATGGATCTCCAACATTGCATTGACCTTATTGAAAAG CCTATGGGTATCCTCTCAATTCTTGAGGAAGAGTCTATGTTCCCGAAAGCCACTGACCAGACATTCGTTGAGAAGTTGAACAACAACCACTTGGGTAAATCTGCTCCTTACCTGAAGCCCAAACCCCCCAAGCCTGGTTGCCAAGCCGCTCACTTCGCTATTGGTCACTACGCCGGTAAT GTCGGTTACAACATCACCGGATGGCTGGAAAAGAACAAGGACCCTCTTAACGACACTGTCGTTGACCAATTCAAGAAGGGTGCCAACAAACTGTTGGTTGAAATCTTCGCTGACCATCCTGGCCAGTCTGGTGATGCTGGTGCTGGTGGTGGCGGCGGCAAGG GCGCTGGAGGCAAGCGTGCCAAGGGTTCCGCTTTCCAGACCGTGTCATCACTTTACAGG GAACAACTTAACAACTTGATGACAACGCTGAGGTCTACTCAACCTCACTTCGTGCGTTGTATCATTCCCAATGAATTGAAACAGGCTG GTCTCATCGACTCTCACCTTGTGATGCACCAGCTCACCTGTAACGGTGTGCTTGAAGGCATCCGTATTTGCCGTAAAGGTTTCCCCAACAGGATGGTCTACCCTGACTTCAAGCTCCG CTACAAGATCCTGGCCCCTCAAGCTGCGGAAAAAGAAACTGACCCTAAGAAAATCGCCCAAGTCATCTTAGAAGCCACGGGCTTGGATGTCGAGTCCTACCGTCTGGGTCATACCAAG GTATTCTTCCGCGCTGGTGTTCTGGGTCAGATGGAAGAGTTGCGTGACGACAGGCTGTCTAAGATCGTATCTTGGCTCCAGGCCTACATCCGTGGTTACCTTTCCCGTAAGGACTTCAAGAAGTTGCAGGAACAGAG ATTGGCTCTCCAAGTTGTCCAACGCAACTTGCGCAAGTACTTGCAGCTCCGCACCTGGCCATGGTGGAAACTGTGGCAGAGGGTCAAGCCCCTCCTCAACGTCACCCGCGTCGAGGATGAGATGGCG AAACTCGAGGAGAAGGCTCAAAAGGCCCAGGAGGCTTTTGAGAAGGAAGAGAAACTCCGCAAGGAGGTCGAGGCCCTCAACTCTAAGCTGCTTGAGGAGAAGCAGGCCCTGCTTGCTTCCCTTGAGGGAGAGAAGGGCTCTCTCTCTGAAACCCAGGAGCGTGCCAACAAACTCGCAGCACAAAAGGCTGATCTCGAGGGTCAACTTAGG GACACACAAGACCGTCTCACCCAGGAGGAAGATGCCCGCAACCAGCTATTCCAAGCCAAGAAGAAGTTGGAGCAGGAAATCTCCGGCCTGAAGAAGGATGTAGAAGACCTCGAACTTAGCATCCAGAAGTCTGAGCAAGACAAGGCTACCAAAGACCACCAAATCCGCAACTTGAACGATGAAATCGCCCACCAGGACGAGCTCATCAACAAGCTTAACAAGGAAAAGAAACTTCAAGGAGAATCTAACCAGAAGACCTCCGAGGAGCTGCAAGCCGCCGAAGACAAGGTCAACCACCTCAACAAGGTCAAGCAGAAGCTCGAGCAGACCCTTGATGAGCTCGAAGACTCATTGGAGCGTGAAAAGAAACTGCGCGGTGATGTTGAGAAGCAGAGGAGGAAAGTTGAAGGCGACCTTAAACTTACCCAGGAAGCCGTCTCTGACCTCGAACGCAACAAAAAGGAACTCGAACAAACTATTCAGCGCAAGGACAAGGAAATCTCATCTCTCACCGCCAAGCTCGAAGACGAACAATCTTTGGTCAGCAAGGTCCAGAAACAGATCAAGGAACTGCAAGCCCGCATCGAGGAACTGGAAGAGGAAGTCGAATCCGAACGCCAGGCCCGTGCTAAGGCTGAGAAGCAGCGCGCTGATCTCGCTCGTGAACTCGAGGAGTTGGGTGAGCGTCTCGAGGAAGCCGGTGGTGCCACCTCTGCTCAAATTGAACTCAACAAGAAGCGTGAGGCTGAGCTCAGCAAGCTCCGTCGTGACTTGGAGGAAGCTAACATCCAGCACGAGTCCACCCTCGCCAACCTCCGCAAGAAGCACAACGATGCCGTTGCGGAAATGGGTGAGCAGCTCGACCAGCTCAACAAGCTTAAGGCTAA GGCTGAACATGATCGTGCATCTTGCTACAACGAGCTTAACAACACACGTGCAGCCATTGATCAAGTTGCAAGGGAAAAG GCTGCTCAAGAAAAGATCGTCAAGCAACTTCAACACCAGCTCAACGAGGTTCAAGGCAAGGCTGATGAATCCAACCGCACCCTCAATGACCTGGATGCCGCTAAGAAGAAGTTGTCGATTGAGAACTCCGACCTGCTCCGCCAGTTGGAGGAGGCTGAGTCCCAGGTGTCGCAGCTCTCCAAGATTAAGGTGTCGCTCACCACTCAGTTGGAGGACACCAAGAGGCTCGCTGACGAAGAGGCCAGG GAACGCGCTACTTTACTCGGCAAGTTCCGCAACCTCGAACACGACTTGGACAACATCCGCGAGCAAGTGGAAGAGGAAGCCGAAGGCAAGGCTGACCTACAACGTCAACTCTCCAAGGCTAACGCTGAAGCTCAACTCTGGCGCTCCAAGTACGAGTCCGAAGGTGTTGCTCGCTCCGAGGAACTCGAGGAAGCCAAGCGCAAACTTCAAGCCCGTCTTGCCGAAGCCGAAGAAACTATCGAGTCTCTCAACCAGAAGGTTGTTGCTCTCGAGAAGACCAAGCAACGTCTTTCCACCGAAGTCGAGGACTTGCAACTCGAGGTTGACCGTGCCACTGCCATCGCTAACGCTGCTGAGAAGAAACAGAAGGCGTTCGATAAGATCATTGGTGAATGGAAACTCAAGGTTGATGACCTTGCCGCTGAGCTTGATGCCAGCCAGAAGGAATGCCGTAACTACTCTACCGAATTATTCCGCCTTAAGGGTGCCTACGAGGAAGGTCAGGAACAACTCGAGGCCGTACGCCGTGAAAACAAGAACCTCGCTGATGAAGTCAAGGATCTCCTTGACCAGATTGGCGAAGGTGGTCGCAACATCCATGAAATTGAGAAGGCCAGGAAGCGCCTTGAAGCTGAAAAGGATGAACTCCAAGCTGCCCTCGAGGAAGCCGAAGCAGCTCTTGAGCAGGAAGAGAACAAGGTTCTGCGTGCTCAACTCGAGCTGTCTCAAGTCAGACAGGAGATCGACAGGAGGATCCAGGAGAAGGAAGAAGAATTCGAAAACACCCGCAAGAACCACCAACGTGCCTTGGACTCCATGCAAGCTTCCCTTGAAGCTGAAGCTAAGGGCAAGGCTGAGGCCCTGCGCATGAAGAAGAAGTTGGAGGCTGACATCAATGAACTCGAGATCGCTCTCGACCACGCCAACAAAGCTAACGCTGAAGCCCAGAAGAACATTAAACGTTACCAGGCACAGATCAAGGACCTCCAAACTGCCTTGGAAGAAGAACAGCGTGCTCGTGATGATGCCCGTGAACAGCTCGGAATCTCTGAGCGTCGTGCAAACGCCCTCCAAAATGAGCTCGAAGAATCTCGTACGCTCCTTGAACAGGCCGACCGTGCCCGCCGCCAAGCTGAACAAGAACTTGGTGATGCCCACGAACAGCTCAACGAACTCTCTGCTCAAAGCGCTTCCCTCTCTGCCGCTAAGAGGAAACTCGAGTCCGAGCTCCAGACCCTGCACTCTGACCTCGATGAACTCCTTAACGAGGCTAAGAACTCCGAGGAGAAGGCAAAGAAGGCTATGGTTGATGCTGCCAGGCTTGCCGATGAACTCCGTGCTGAGCAAGAACACGCCCAGACACAGGAGAAACTTCGCAAGGCACTTGAACAACAGATCAAGGAATTGCAAGTCAGGCTTGACGAAGCTGAAGCTAACGCGCTCAAGGGAGGCAAGAAGGCCATCCAGAAACTTGAACAAAGAGTCAGGGAGCTTGAAAACGAGCTCGACGGCGAACAGAGGAGGCACGCTGATGCACAGAAGAACCTGCGCAAGGCTGAGAGACGCATCAAGGAATTGACCTTCCAGGCTGAAGAAGACCGCAAGAACCACGAGCGTATGCAGGACCTGGTTGACAAACTGCAGCAGAAGATCAAGACCTACAAGAGGCAGATCGAAGAAGCCGAAGAGATCGCCGCCCTTAACTTGGCTAAGTTCCGTAAGGCACAGCAAGAATTGGAAGAAGCTGAAGAAAGGGCAGACCTTGCCGAGCAAGCTATCAGCAAATTCCGTGGCAAGGGACGCGCGGGATCAGCTGCGAGAGGAGTCAGTCCGgcg CCCCAACGTACGCGCCCCGCCTTCGACGGTTTCGGCACCTTCCCACCAAGGTTCGACCTGGCGCCCGAAAACGATTTCTAA